A stretch of Myceligenerans xiligouense DNA encodes these proteins:
- a CDS encoding winged helix-turn-helix transcriptional regulator: protein MAELLILTPANGGSADVLPALGLLSHRVRVLPMEPSALVDAPDADVVLLDARRDLVAARTTCRLLHATGLTVPLVLVLTEGGLTVVTHEWGAGDLLLESASPAEVEARLRLVVERSARGPAEESQQEIAAGDLAIDAGGYTARLRGRPIDLTYKEFELLKYLVQHPGRVFTRAQLLQEVWGYDYYGGTRTVDVHVRRLRAKLGPEHEQLIGTVRNVGYRFDPPKERAAEPDETGTESPSSQTPTTDEAPGAPAAGTSGTTEPSAPPTKRRSSRTAPRSPR from the coding sequence ATGGCAGAGTTGTTGATCCTCACACCCGCCAACGGCGGATCGGCTGATGTACTCCCCGCCCTGGGGCTGCTGTCGCACCGAGTCCGTGTGCTGCCGATGGAGCCGTCCGCTCTCGTGGACGCCCCGGACGCCGACGTCGTCCTGCTCGACGCGCGTCGCGATCTGGTCGCCGCCCGCACCACCTGCCGGCTGCTGCACGCCACCGGCCTCACGGTCCCGCTGGTCCTGGTCCTCACGGAGGGTGGCCTCACGGTCGTCACCCACGAGTGGGGCGCCGGCGACCTGCTGCTGGAGTCGGCCTCCCCCGCCGAGGTCGAGGCCCGGCTGCGGCTGGTCGTCGAACGGTCGGCCCGTGGCCCGGCCGAGGAGTCGCAACAGGAGATCGCCGCGGGCGACCTCGCGATCGACGCCGGCGGCTACACCGCACGGCTGCGCGGCCGCCCGATCGACCTGACCTACAAGGAGTTCGAGCTCCTCAAGTACCTCGTGCAGCACCCGGGCCGAGTCTTCACGCGCGCCCAGCTCCTCCAGGAGGTCTGGGGCTACGACTACTACGGAGGCACCCGCACCGTGGACGTCCACGTGCGGCGCCTGCGCGCCAAGCTCGGACCCGAGCACGAGCAGCTCATCGGCACCGTCCGCAACGTCGGGTACCGCTTCGACCCGCCCAAGGAACGCGCCGCCGAACCGGACGAGACCGGAACCGAGTCCCCGAGCAGCCAGACCCCCACCACGGACGAGGCTCCTGGTGCCCCCGCCGCCGGCACCTCCGGCACCACGGAACCCTCCGCCCCGCCCACCAAGCGGCGCTCCTCCCGCACCGCTCCACGCTCCCCGCGCTGA